A stretch of Toxoplasma gondii ME49 chromosome V, whole genome shotgun sequence DNA encodes these proteins:
- a CDS encoding hypothetical protein (encoded by transcript TGME49_287040~Signal peptide predicted by SignalP 2.0 HMM (probability 0.997) with cleavage site probability 0.643 at residue 22), which translates to MKLASVTVAVAVAILGSGSATADTHCANGGRFSERLGDCIPRELCHNNGCGEPSSYTTCEVAPSGSRLCACVEGFENRQSDGNQQCHRIPGTEPPTVEPVPEPEGSGEAGEGTVQPEGGETGEQVVQPEGGETGGQEVQPEGGETGEQEVQPEGGETGEQESESESGETGESNSGSEESCNGDECEEEAEGTQNPESEGQPEENAPEVEPSAPVLEKIEFMDQAILKVMARAAPSRMQVKISDCFNVAIDRAEKTVTVANASTSHSGRMAGEPSLTGGFVALIYHDGQNLAVIYDYQQETGEYGSVTVNVPFGSCGLDVVSIVAKSDDAGFDGLRAFVTADLKQRMSA; encoded by the exons ATGAAGCTCGCCAGCGTCACCGTCGCGGTGGCCGTCGCCATCCTGGGCTCAGGCTCCGCGACAGCTGATACTCATTGCGCCAACGGAGGCAGGTTCAGCGAGAGGCTGGGTGACTGCATTCCGCGTG AATTATGCCACAATAACGGCTGCGGCGAACCCAGTTCCTACACAACTTGCGAGGTCGCGCCATCCGGCTCGCGCCTGTGCGCCTGTGTGGAGGGATTCGAGAACAGGCAGAGTGATGGCAACCAGCAGTGCCACCGGATTCCAGGAACTGAGCCCCCAACTGTAGAGCCAGTACCGGAGCCggaaggaagcggagaagccggagaagGTACCGTTCAGCCTGAGGGCGGCGAAACCGGTGAGCAGGTGGTTCAGCCTGAGGGCGGCGAAACCGGCGGGCAGGAGGTTCAGCCTGAGGGCGGCGAAACCGGCGAGCAGGAGGTTCAGCCTGAGGGCGGCGAAACCGGCGAGCAGGAGAGTGAGTCTGAGAGCGGTGAGACCGGTGAGAGCAACAGTGGATCTGAGGAGTCCTGCAATGGTGACGAgtgcgaggaagaagccgagggGACCCAGAACCCCGAGTCTGAGGGCCAGCCCGAGGAGAACGCGCCAGAAGTGGAACCTAGCGCACCTGTGCTCGAAAAGATTGAGTTTATGGACCAGGCAATCTTGAAGGTTATGGCGAGAGCGGCACCGAGCCGTATGCAAGTGAAGATCAGCGACTGCTTCAATGTCGCAATCGATCGCGCGGAGAAAACGGTCACCGTTGCAAACGCGTCGACGTCCCACAGTGGCAGGATGGCCGGCGAGCCTTCTCTGACTGGCGGCTTTGTCGCCCTCATCTACCACGACGGGCAGAACCTCGCTGTTATCTACGACTACCAGCAGGAGACCGGCGAGTACGGCAGCGTCACAGTGAATGTGCCTTTCGGTTCCTGTGGCCTGGACGTCGTGAGCATCGTCGCCAAGAGCGATGATGCAGGGTTCGACGGGCTGCGTGCCTTCGTGACTGCTGACCTCAAGCAAAGAATGAGTGCTTAA